The proteins below are encoded in one region of Pleuronectes platessa chromosome 14, fPlePla1.1, whole genome shotgun sequence:
- the p2ry8 gene encoding P2Y purinoceptor 8 codes for MTGNSSSTKLDNATLSLFQSGNTSIIISVLYMVVTAVNLVGNGLSMWLLLFRTWPKTPSIIFMINLTLTDLALGVALPFQIAYLLQGYNWNMGTNMCSVLTIVFYTNMYCSILTMMAISIDRYLGIVRPMLFRQTRERKSIAVIGCFLMWALVLSFLWPMMTTDLTYGIPELGITTCFDVLKKDMLPSSLAWAAFIFSIFSLFLFPFFITTFCYISVILKLAKDSKTAQKKRAIRLTTMVLLVFTLCFAPSNFLLLSHAVMRIFYNKSLYMAYKLSLCFSCLNSCLDPFIYYFASKEFRRKLREIINLHSLSSMDSMKLEHMRSLFSAESAPEGQERKE; via the exons ATGACGGGAAACTCCAGCAGCACCAAGTTAGACAACGCCACCTTGTCCCTGTTTCAGAGTGGGAACACCAGCATCATCATTTCTGTTTTGTATATGGTCGTCACCGCTGTGAACCTGGTGGGAAATGGTCTGTCCAtgtggctcctcctcttccgcACCTGGCCCAAAACTCCCTCCATCATCTTCATGATCAATCTCACCCTCACTGACTTGGCCCTCGGCGTAGCGCTGCCGTTTCAGATCGCCTACCTGCTCCAAGGATACAACTGGAATATGGGGACCAATATGTGCAG TGTCCTGACCATCGTCTTCTACACCAATATGTACTGTTCTATCCTGACCATGATGGCCATCAGCATCGACCGCTACCTGGGCATAGTGAGGCCCATGCTGTTCAGACAGACCAGGGAGAGGAAGTCCATCGCTGTCATCGGTTGCTTCCTCATGTGGGCTTTGGTCCTGAGTTTTCTGTGGCCAATGATGACCACTGACCTGACCTACGGAATTCCTGAGCTTGGGATCACCACGTGCTTCGACGTGCTGAAGAAAGACATGCTCCCGTCCTCGTTGGCCTGGGCGGCCTTCATCTTCAGCATCTTCAGCCTcttccttttccctttctttatcACAACTTTCTGCTACATCAGTGTCATCCTCAAACTGGCCAAGGATTCCAAGACGGCCCAGAAAAAGAGAGCGATACGTCTGACCACCATGGTTCTCCTGGTCTTCACCCTCTGCTTCGCACCCAGCAACTTCCTCCTGTTGAGTCATGCTGTGATGAGAATCTTCTACAACAAGTCCCTGTACATGGCTTACaagctgtctctctgtttcagcTGCCTGAATAGCTGCCTCGATCCGTTCATCTACTACTTTGCCTCCAAGGAATTCAGACGAAAGCTGAGGGAGATAATAAACCTGCACAGTCTGAGCAGTATGGACTCGATGAAGCTGGAGCACATGAGGAGTTTGTTCTCAGCAGAGAGTGCTCCAGAAGGTCAAGAGAGAAAAGAATAG